The sequence tccatTATCTGGTTAAATGGAAgatcaaaatgaaaattcaggccaattacaatttttttttttttttttttttttttttttttgagacagagtttcgctcttgtttcccaggctggagtgcaacagcgtgatctccactcaacctccacctcccaggttcaagtgattctcctgcctcagcctcccgaatagctgggattactggcatgtgccaccatgccctgctaattttgtatttttagtagagatggggtttctccatgttggtcaggctggtctcgaactcccgacctcaggtgatgcgcccacctcggcctcccaaggtgctgggatcacaggcatgagccacggtgcctggccgccaattacaattttttattttttaattttcctttcgctctagggtacatgtgcgcaacatgcaggtttgttacatatacgtgtgccatgttggtgtgctgcaaccattaactcgtcgtttacattaaATATATCTCCTATGCtatccatcccccctccccccaccccatgacaggccccagcgtgtgatgttcccctttctgtgtccaagtgttctcattgttcaattcccacctatgagtgagaaatgcggtgtttgatttttttgtccttgtgatattttgctgagaatgatggtttccagcttcatccatgtccctacaaaggacattaattcatccttttttatggctgcatagtattccatggtgtatatgtgccacattttcttaatccagtctatcattgatggacatttgggttggttccaactctttgctattgtgaatagtgccacagtaaacatacatgtgcatgtgtctttatagcagggtgatttataatcctttgggtatatacccagtaacgggatcactggatcaaatggtatttctagctctagatccttgagtaatcaccacactgtattccacaatgcttgaactagtttacagtcccaccaacagtgtaaaagtgttcctatttctccacatcctctccagcacctgtttcccAACTTCTTAATGCTCGCCATTCTaagtggcatgagatggtatctcattgtggttttgatttgcgtttctctgatggccagtgatgatgagcattttttcatgtgtctgttggctgcataaatgtcttcttttgagaagtgtctgttcataccctttgcccattttttgatggggttgtttgcttttttcttgtaaatttgtttgagttctttgtagattctggatattagccttttgtcagatgagtagattgcaaaaattttttcccattctgtaggttgcctgttcactctgatggtagtttcttttgcgtgcagaagctctttagtttaattagatcccatttgtcaattttggcttttgttgccattgcttttggtgttttagacatgaagtccttgcctatgcctatgtcctgaatggtattgcctaggttttcctctagggtttttatggtttttaggtctaacatttaagtctctaatccatcttgaattaatttttgtataaggtgtaaggaagggatccagtttcaactttctacatatggccagccagttttcccagcaccatttattaaataggaaatcctttccccatttcttgtttttgtcagctttgtcaaagatcagatgtttgtagatgtgtggtattatttctgagggctctgttctgttccattggtctatatctctgttttggtaccagtaccatgctgttttggttactgtagccttgtagtatagtttgaagtcagcatgatgcctccagctttcttcttctggattaggattgtcttggcaatgtgggctcttttgttccatatgaactttaaagtattttttccaattctgtgaagaaagtcattggtagcttgatggggatggcgttgaatatataaattaccttgggcagtatggccattttcacgatattgattcttcatatccatgagcatggaatgttcttccatttgtttgtgtcctcttttattttgttgagcagtggtttgtaattcttcttgaagaggtccttcacatcccttgttagttggattcctaggtattttattctctttgaagcaattgtgaatgggagttcactcatgatttggctctgtgtttgtctgttattggtgtataagaatgcttgtgatttttgcacattgactttgtatcctgagactttgctaaagttgcttatcaacttaaggagattttgggctgagatgatggggttttctaaatatacaatcatgtcctctatgtcatctgcaaacagggaccaattacaattttttaaaagacattttgagCATATCTGAGTTTGTAGTAGAGTTTCATTCTTGCTACAAATTGCACTTCACTGCCAGGTACTCAATGCTCTTTGACCTCCAGACTTTCACCACCTCCATcacaattataaaaattttctcaacAGTTGTTGGGTCTTTGCATCACTCCCTCCAGATCCAAAGTCCAGGGTAGGAGCAACTGACTGGCTAAGTTCATGTCACACAGTCGCACTCAAGCAGCCAGTCAAAAGAGAGAAGTAGTATCTGGACTCTTTGGTTTCCATAGAGGAGAGGAACTCAGCTGAGAACCATCAGCTACCAAACTCCCAGGTAGGGTAATAGGCACTTCATTCCTGAAGGGAAATAGGGGTGCTGTCCACAGCACCTGCCAGAAATCTTTGGGAAGGAACCTGAGGCAAGTTCAGTAGTCTGCCTTTATCCATGGGGCATGTGTTCTGAGACCCTcaatggatgcctgaaaccacgaATAGTATTGAACCCTATATACACTATGTTGTTCTCctatacatatatagttataataaagtttaatttataaattaggcatagtaagagattaacaacaataataacaaaacagaacaattataacaatactCTAGCATCACTTATCTTGCATTTTGTGGgcgttaagtaaaataagggttacttgaataCAAACACTACAATACTGTGACAGCCGATCTGACAACTGAGTTGGTTTCTAAATGACTAATGGGCAGGTAATGTGTGCAGGgtggatacactggacaaagggatgattcacattgTGAGCAGGATGGCACAAGATTTCACCCCAATAACaatgtgcaatttaaaacttatgaattgtttatttctggaattttccatttaatatttttgggcctagggtaactgaaaccacagacaGTGAAACTACAAATATGGGAGAACTACTGTACTCATAGGGATTTTGGCTTTTGCTCTGAGTTAGATGAAAAGTCAATGAAGGATTGTTAGTAGCCGAGTATCAGGACATAAAGAATCTTTCTGGCTGTTCTTTCAAGAATAAACTGTAGAGAACAAGGACTGAAGCCCTGAGACCAGTTGGGAGGCTATTTCCgttttaaaaaatggatgatAGATGGACCACTAAAAGGTGGGGGAACAGCAGATAAGTGTTGTATGAGCGTATGGACTAACTTGTCTATCTCTGCCTGTGCTGAAAGTGTGTCTTGTCTGGAGTTGTTGAGTATAGATAGAATGATGCAATTTTAGTCATGAGACTGTGGTCCCTTGAGATTTCAGCACCCCAGCATTTTTAGTGACTAAActaatgaaaatgttttgcaCTTGCTTTTTGCCCAATATTCCTTGTTCCCACAACAAAATTATTTGTTGCAAACAAACGGTTGCTGATGTCCTGTTTCTTTGTTAAACGGGGAGATAACTTCAGGGTCACGAAAAGGTTTGCAAGAAATGAAGGCCTTTAAGGATATTGTTACTAGCTGTTGACTCCCAGAGGTCTAGTTGTTCCAGGTGTTACCTGAGACGGAAGAAACACAGGCTTTTCCCCTTGGTTCCCTGAAACTTCCCCTCCTCTACTCCCCAGCCACATTAAAAGcccactttgttgttgttgttaaggtGGAGTTGAGAGTTCCTACCTTCTGCCTTCTTGCTTTGGTTACACTGAATAAACCTTTCTCCATCTCCAAACACCCGTGTATCAATGTTGGCATCAGCTGCCCATTGGGTACACAAGCCTGAATCTGGGGTTCTATGACAGTTCTGGCGACTATGGAAGAACCTTGTGCCCATGGCCGGGCAGTTCCAGCCAGGATCTGCATGCACAGGGAGTCCCCAAAGCTGCCCAGGCACCTTGCCTGGGGGACACCCCTCACTGGTTCCTTTCCTGCCAGTAGTGACCACTTTTGGTGCAATGATCCCTTGGAGTGAAGACATGTACCTGACTTTGGTGTActtttggatttgcatttcctggGTGAGTCACCATGACCTTTGTGACAATTCTCACTGGATAGTGATCTGGATAGCACCCCACTTGACCCCAGTTTCATTGCACAGGAAGGACAATGGATAGGCCCAGCCTTACCTGAGTGTGGCAACTGTCTAACAGATCCAGGGGTAGGAAATGCGGCTTTAATGACTGCCTCAACTACTGACACTGTGCCTTGTGTTCCTGAGGGATaggtttcttttcccttcccttcccttcccttcccttcccttcccttccccttccccttccttccccttccttccccttccttccccttcccctcccttcccctcccctagcctcccctcccctcccctcccctctcctctcctctcctctcctctcctctcctctcctctcctctcctctcctcttctctcctctcctttcctttctttctgagacagtttccctctgttacccaggctggagtgcagtggcactgtctcagttcactgcgacctccccctcccggattcaagcaattctcatgcctcagcctcctgagtagctgggattacaggcattcaccaccatagccagctaatttttgtatttttagtacagccatggttttgctgtgttggccaggctggtcttgaactcctgatctcaagtgacccactcaccttggcctcccaaagtgctggaattacagatgtgagccaccatacccggcctgcTCCTGAGGGATATGTTTCTATCTGCAGTCAGGAAAACCAACCCTGGGCCTGTAGGTGCATTAGGAGAGGAGATCATGGACAATGTTTGTTAGGATACTCAGTGATATCTTTCTTGGTACACAATGAAAGTGTTACCAAATACTGGACAAATTCCCTAAAACTGTTGCCCAGGGTCTCCCAAGGAATTCTGGAAGGAGAGTCTGTCTGTTGGGAACAGGGTGGTCTCTGAAGCAGATTTGCCAGGATTCCTGATGACACAGGGTACTTCTTCAGATATACTTTGCTTTCATGGTGAGGAGTGGCTGCTCATAACCACGTGCTTAGAAATGTGTCCGTTACTTTAAGGGTTAGAGCTAATGAAACGTGCTGCTATCACAGCACAGCAAGTCTTTGGATTCTCTAGCTAAAGTTGTAAGTTGTTTAGATAATGGGATCGCATTAGATTACCTGCTGGCTGAACAAGGCCAACTCCTCCTGTTTCACTTATATTAACACCTCAGCTGAAGTTGAAATGCATGTAAATACAATAAGAGAGCAAACTTCATGGTGGCAACAGATAAAAGAAGATTAACTAGGATTAGGTGATTGGTATTCTGGATTGTTTTCTTGGATCTCACAAGGGATCCGATCTATATTTTCTGGTATCATTACTTTTGGCTCATCCATCTATCTTATCGTTATTGTAACTCATGCTTTCATTAATGTCATCATCAAATATAGATTAAGATGCTGTTCCAAGACTATAATAGGTAACGGCACCCAGATAATGGAATTGCAGTATGCAGGATATGGGCCCGGCCCCTGGAAATACTTTCAACTTCAGGTGGATAGGTGCCGCTCTTCAGTTTCCACACCTTTGCCCcttttcagcaggaagtagccagagaAGAATGACACCCCTTTTCCTACATAAGTGAGGAATGGAAAAAGGCAGTGGGGATTTGTAACAGGGCCCCTTGAGATCTCAGCATCCCAGCATTTTTAGTGactgaaataatgaaaattcTGATCAGGCCCTTGTGTTTGCTTGCACTTGCTTTTTGCCCAATATTCCTTGTTCCCACAACATAATTATAAACTGCTGATGTACTGTTTCTCTGTCAAGCAGGGGGAGTTAACTTCAGGGTCACAAAGAAAGTatccaagaagaaataaatgtcttcaaGGATGTTGTGACAAGCTGCTGACTCCTAGAAGTCTGATTGTTTCAAGTGTTATCTGAGAGTGAAGAAACACAGACTTTTGCCCCTTGGTTCCCTGAAACTCCCCGTCTCCTACTCTGTAGCCACATAActctctgcttctttttcttaAGGTAAATCGGAGAGATcttgccttcctgccttcttgcTTTGACCAAATTAGATAAACGTTTCTCTATTTCCAAGCACCTGTGTGTCAGTGTTGGCACACATTGGGTACACGAGCCTGAATTTAGGGTTCTCTGACAAGATGGGGTGGTTAATGCAGACACAATTGAATTATAGAGACAATGATCACATTTTCTGAATCTCAAGGCCAGATAGTTCTGGTGTTTCATGAGTAGGAGACAGAGCTTAAAGCCAGTGATTTAGGTGTTGAGCAATTCAGGAATTTCTAGAACATTTTGGTAAGACAAAATATCTGATTGGTGATAGCCATCGAGAATGCTCCCTCTTGTGAAATGttgagaagggaagagggagtgggggtgggtggAATGGAGCCCAGGGGCTAGGAATGAGGTAAGCTCTCTTTTGTGGAAGTCCTCAGTAGGTTGTGTGACTGCTGCTCTCCAACCTGGAAAAAGAAGACAGCGGCCATAGGAGACATTTAGGATTTTGTCTCAGACTCTTCCCAGAGATGATCCAGGAATCCTGCTTCCTGGTGTCCTCCACAAAAGGGAGATGTGTTTGTTGCCTTGGCAGCATAACttggtgttttaaaatttttctgataaAACCTTTAACTGGAAATCAGCCCCATGGGGGAAATTCTGAGATCCATGACAGAGTGAAGCATAGCCATTATACCAGGGACTTTGCAAATGTACTGACAAGAGTTCAATGACCAGCTCTGCCACGTtccagctgtgtggccctggaAACATTACTGCTCTGTTTTATCCTTGTTTCCTCATCTACCACTGCTTCCTAAACTTGAGTGTGCCCACAAATCACCCAGGAATCTTGTTACGAGGCTGGTCATGAGATTCCGCATTTCTAACAATTTCTCAGGTGACCTGGAAGCTACCTGTTCCTGGAGCATGCTTTGAGTAGTAAACTGATTTTTAGGGTTACCCTGAGGTTTATGTGTATTATTTATGAAGAGCTTAGCATGGGGCCTGGCATAATGGCTTCAAGTTATTGTTCCTTGGGCAATGGGAAGGAGCTGACTTGGACTTTGGGGGAGGACCCTGAATCACAGTGGTAAATAAGGGACAGTGCCCACATGAATGCTCCCTCTTCAATTCTGCCCTCCATCCCGGAGGAAGTCTGGAAAAATTATGGATTAGGGGGATTACAATGCAATGGAAGAGACCTTTTGGTGAGACCAAGGATGCCTCTGTTTCATTCCCACCCTGTGATCTTAAAGAAGTCCCTCTCCATCTGTGGGCcctcttgaaataaatgaatgagatgattcttgtgtttttctcctctccctccaagTTGTTGTAATTGGTGTTGCTTAAGGCAAACCAAAAAACTCTAGAACCAGGGCTCTTCACTCCTCTCCCCGTGTAACCCTTGGCAGGAAGATGGAGTTTAGCCTTAGTAGATAATAACTttcataaaaattcatttttttttttaaaccgagtctcactctgtcaccaagctggagtgcaatggcatgatctcggctcactgcaatctctgcctcctgggttcaagcatcctcctgcctcagcctcccgagtagctgggactatgtaGTGTAgtagcgtgagccaccacacccagctaatttttgtacttttagtagagatggggtttcactatgttggccaggatggtctcgatctcttgacctcgtgatccacccacctcactcagcttctcaaagtgctaggattacaggtgtgagccaccatgcccggcccactactttttcttttttttaattaaaatgtcctTAACATCCTCAGTTTCTCCCCAATTCCCCTTTCTTCCCTGGTTTCTGTTGTTTCCTTGTGTCTTATTTCACAAGACTTGAAATCCCCTCCTTGTCCAATATAGGCCCTTCCAATATCTTACCCAAATTTCCAAATCCACCCCTTTCTCCTTCAAAACCTTTATCTCCCAGTGGGTTAAGCAGTACTTCACACTAAGGTGTGAATGACTGCTCTAAATTTCCCCAGTGTATTTGTAAGTACGTGTATGTTTTAAAAAGGAGGTCTTGAGATTTTAAACTTGATTGCAACATTTATAGAATTTCGGGCACAGAGATGAAGCATTTTTAGGAGCACATCAGGGAGAATAAATGTAGGGGTAGAGGAATGAATCTCttgttcacaaaaaaaaaaaaaaataccttctaTGGCCCTCAGATCAATCCCAAATCCATGGAAGGCTGTGTTCTTGTTAGAAAATCAGGTGAACTTGCACATTTTCTCACATTCTTCTTTCCTCGAAAAGTTGTTGCTGTTGCCTCTGCAGCCTCCGTAAGCAAATAATTCACATTCACCAGTTTCAGAGTTGAAAAACCATCGAATCATGTAGGCTTGACAAGGGCCCTTTTCCATAGGAAAAGAGCATACATTTGGGAGGAGATCCGTGATAGTGTCTGAAGAGAGAAAGTGTTTGAAGGAGACCAAACCCATCACCTTCCCCTTGTTTGCCTCATATGCCAGGGGCTGTGACAGCCCTGGGCACAATTGTGAGGTCATCTACAATGGCTGTGCTCTGTACCTCTTTCTGCCCAACCGTGGTCTGATCTGTTTACACAGAAGTTGACATTTTGACTTCTGAGAGTAGCCTGATATGGTGAGAATCACAGGCTTGAGAACCCAATTCAAGTGGACTGAGATTGTAGTCAAACCACTTGCTGCTGTGTGATGTTGTATAAACCTAACTTGTTCAtgtctccatttcttcatttgtaaaatcaaGGAGTTGAACCCCATCATCTCTGAGTGCCCTTCCAGATCTGATTTTATAGGATTTGATAATAAAGATCCTCAGGTTCCTACCTCCTGTCTCATAATCAATTCTAGAATCGATATCCCGTGACAGAAGGAAAACAGACTTTGAATCTGACAGCAAGATTGAATCTCAGAGGGTTCAAACTTGTCTCAATTATCTtctagctatgtgatcttggacaaatgACTTATCTCATTGACAATTTCCTTCGTTGCAAAAATGCTGGTATAATATCCACATTTTTGGTTTATTGAAGGGTCAGAGATTACCAGTGAAAAGCAttgataaatagaaaataaatcagtaaatagTAGCTGCTCTTAATCATTCTATTGCTTAACCAATAAGACTCTTGAGAAAAGGGATCTCATTGTACTCATTTCTGCAGCCTTAGTGCCTAACACAGGCCTAGTTCTCAGTTcttagcaaatatttgttaatagaccaccaccaccaccgccaccaccaccaccaccgccaccaccaccactaccaccaccaccaccaccaccactgagCTCCTCTGGGGCAGGATTAGAAGTTTCTTTGTGCCCTCCTTGTATGTTTCTGTCACCAGGTGGGCAGTTTTACTCTTCGTGGTAGCTAGTAGAACTTCCAACATTACgtgaggaaactaaggccagAGAAATGAAGTATCTGTCCTAATGTCAGGCTAGGAAGCAGTAGGACCAAGAATCAAACCCAGCATGGTTCGACTGCAAAGGCTTGCAGGTTCTCCATCCATCTTGGTTGTTGTAAAATGAGTGAATGGACGGATGAATGATCACACCTATGGTGGAACTTCAGGCAGCAACCTAGGACTTGGAAAGGTTCAGGCTCTGTCTCATCCTCCTACCTGCAAGGCTAACGCTAAGGGTGAAGGAGAATGGGAAGGAGACAGAATAGCTTATCCAAtcaaggtgggaggtggaggggcaTGTTCTTAAGACATCCTAGTTGCAGCAGCATTGGCTTTTAGACCCTTACAGGTGACTCTGTAGGGGCTGGAGTCCCATCTGCTCTTAATTTTCTCAGTCTTGCTTCTCTGCTCTTCCATTCCATTAAACCAAAGGAAAATCACttgacttgtttcttttttatgtaaagTAGATAATgacaccgtgtgtgtgtgttttgagtgTGACAGAagctgttctaagtgctttacaagaACCTATTAAGAGCTAAGTTGTACTGAGAGCTTGACATACATCAGACTATTTGACATATATCAGAAAAGGTGGTTAACCttttttttagaagaagaaactgatgctcagaaaGGCTATAAATGATGTTCCTGAG comes from Macaca mulatta isolate MMU2019108-1 chromosome 10, T2T-MMU8v2.0, whole genome shotgun sequence and encodes:
- the SPINT3 gene encoding kunitz-type protease inhibitor 3 yields the protein MQLQASLSFLLILTLCLELRSELSQDTITDLLPNVCSFPMEKGPCQAYMIRWFFNSETGECELFAYGGCRGNSNNFSRKEECEKMCKFT